The Bradyrhizobium sp. WBAH42 genome includes a window with the following:
- the exbD gene encoding TonB system transport protein ExbD, producing MAVSLADNDDDDDFSETHDINVTPFIDVILVLLIIFMVAAPLSTVDLPIDLPTSSATPQKKPDKPTYLSIKPDLTLAIGENPVHRAELIGTLDGLSDMSKDKYVFLRADRSVPYGELMGVMELLRSGGYTRVKLVALEGAPGAPAAGAAQP from the coding sequence ATGGCCGTTTCGCTCGCAGACAACGACGACGACGACGATTTCTCGGAAACGCATGACATCAACGTCACGCCGTTCATCGACGTCATCCTGGTGCTGCTGATCATCTTCATGGTCGCCGCGCCGCTGTCCACCGTCGACCTGCCGATCGATCTGCCGACGTCGAGTGCGACGCCGCAGAAGAAGCCGGACAAGCCGACCTATCTCAGCATCAAGCCCGACCTGACGCTCGCGATCGGAGAGAACCCTGTTCACCGGGCCGAGTTGATCGGGACCCTCGACGGCCTTTCCGACATGAGCAAGGACAAGTATGTTTTCCTGCGCGCCGATCGCTCGGTGCCATATGGCGAGTTGATGGGTGTGATGGAGCTGTTGCGCTCGGGCGGCTATACGCGGGTGAAGCTGGTCGCGCTGGAAGGCGCGCCGGGGGCGCCTGCGGCAGGCGCCGCTCAGCCTTAA
- a CDS encoding energy transducer TonB, whose product MSDEPRPSRKLWIVAAVAALALHLGGAALALAHLRADDDGDGLGAAGAEFAVEMASPKVPDTDLPPGPDSEAMQEQQALPEQKAETKETELPKDQSQEVEDPDRVVTENNTKKPTEDDPKIQAVETPAAEASPKSVASARQTLDEDAREAEKALAPVLGLGKDILKITADWNRKISAHLAAHKVNPEGKQPNNQKVKVSFAINRKGNVLSVEVAESSGDAAYDAAALSIVRKSDPIPQPPAGLTDDRFERTVDIIFTPPDAKKKKTAQRQ is encoded by the coding sequence ATGTCGGACGAACCGAGACCATCCCGAAAGCTCTGGATCGTGGCGGCGGTCGCCGCGCTCGCGCTCCATCTCGGTGGTGCTGCGCTCGCGCTGGCGCATTTGCGCGCCGACGACGACGGCGATGGTCTTGGTGCGGCCGGTGCGGAGTTCGCGGTCGAGATGGCTTCGCCCAAGGTGCCCGATACCGATCTGCCGCCTGGGCCTGACAGCGAAGCGATGCAGGAGCAGCAGGCGCTTCCCGAGCAGAAGGCCGAGACCAAGGAGACGGAGCTTCCGAAGGACCAGTCGCAGGAGGTCGAGGATCCTGATCGCGTCGTGACCGAGAACAACACGAAGAAGCCAACGGAAGACGATCCGAAGATTCAGGCGGTCGAAACGCCCGCGGCCGAGGCATCACCGAAGTCGGTAGCAAGTGCGCGGCAGACGCTCGACGAGGACGCGCGCGAAGCCGAGAAGGCCCTGGCACCCGTCCTGGGGCTTGGCAAGGACATCCTGAAGATCACGGCCGACTGGAACCGCAAGATCAGCGCGCATCTCGCGGCTCACAAGGTCAATCCGGAGGGCAAGCAGCCCAATAACCAGAAGGTCAAGGTGAGCTTTGCGATCAACCGAAAAGGCAACGTGCTGTCGGTCGAAGTCGCGGAATCGTCGGGAGATGCAGCCTACGATGCTGCGGCGCTGTCAATTGTCCGCAAGTCCGATCCGATCCCGCAGCCGCCTGCCGGACTGACCGACGACCGGTTCGAACGGACCGTGGACATCATTTTCACGCCGCCGGATGCGAAGAAGAAAAAGACGGCTCAGCGCCAGTAG
- a CDS encoding site-2 protease family protein — protein sequence MNIYDLSVWVLPLVFAITFHEAAHAFVADRLGDNTASQLGRVSFNPLRHIDPFGTLILPAMLLFAHSPFLFGYAKPVPVNFRKLNNPRLDMVWVALAGPVTNILLALAAAVAFHALPLVPAGSAKWVADNLKNALIINAILAVFNMMPIPPLDGGRVAVGLLPRALALPLARLEPFGMLILIGLLILLPLAGSQFGLNLDVISAILGTLTGHVIKAVLFLTGNA from the coding sequence TTGAACATTTATGACCTCTCCGTCTGGGTGCTGCCCCTGGTGTTCGCCATCACCTTCCACGAGGCTGCGCACGCCTTCGTCGCGGACCGGCTCGGGGACAACACGGCCTCGCAGCTCGGCCGCGTCAGCTTCAACCCACTGAGGCATATCGACCCGTTCGGCACCCTGATCCTGCCGGCGATGCTGCTGTTCGCGCATTCGCCGTTCCTGTTCGGCTATGCCAAGCCGGTGCCGGTGAACTTTCGCAAGCTCAACAACCCTAGGCTCGACATGGTCTGGGTGGCGCTGGCCGGGCCCGTCACAAACATCCTGCTGGCGCTCGCCGCGGCCGTCGCCTTCCACGCCCTGCCCCTGGTGCCCGCAGGCTCGGCAAAGTGGGTTGCCGACAATCTCAAGAATGCGCTCATCATCAACGCCATCCTGGCGGTCTTCAACATGATGCCGATCCCGCCGCTGGACGGCGGCCGCGTCGCGGTCGGCTTGCTGCCGCGGGCCCTCGCCTTGCCGTTGGCCCGGCTCGAGCCGTTCGGTATGCTGATCCTGATCGGGCTCTTGATCCTGCTGCCGCTCGCGGGCTCGCAGTTCGGTCTAAATCTTGATGTTATTTCAGCAATACTGGGAACGTTGACCGGTCATGTGATTAAGGCTGTTCTCTTCCTAACCGGCAACGCGTAG
- a CDS encoding GFA family protein, with protein sequence MIREGGCLCGAVRFKAEGEPLNVRICHCRICQKAMGSPYFARAQFDQRALSVEGEIARYASSANIDRVFCKQCGTRLFAWRRNGTLAGVALATFDDRNAFAPTEHIWVSEKLAWVKLDDGLTQYETTIPA encoded by the coding sequence ATGATCCGGGAAGGTGGATGCCTGTGCGGCGCGGTGCGGTTCAAGGCGGAGGGCGAGCCGCTCAACGTCCGCATCTGCCATTGCCGCATCTGCCAGAAGGCGATGGGCTCGCCCTACTTCGCGCGCGCGCAGTTCGACCAGCGTGCGCTCAGCGTCGAGGGCGAGATCGCACGCTACGCCTCGTCCGCAAACATCGACCGCGTGTTCTGCAAGCAGTGCGGCACGCGGCTGTTTGCCTGGCGCCGCAACGGCACGCTGGCGGGCGTGGCGCTGGCCACTTTCGACGATCGCAATGCCTTCGCCCCGACCGAGCACATCTGGGTCAGCGAGAAGCTCGCCTGGGTGAAGCTCGACGACGGCTTGACTCAATACGAGACGACGATTCCGGCGTGA
- a CDS encoding SDR family NAD(P)-dependent oxidoreductase, translating into MNKIDLNGRIAIVTGGAQGFGRAIAERFVASGAKVAIWDFDAALAEKTAKEIGGETKVFKVDVTDTAAVEQARDATLKAFGKIDILVNNAGIAGVNKPVWETDLDEWRKVLRINLDGPFIVSKAIVPEMLKQKYGRIVNIASIAGKEGNPNAAHYSASKAGLIALTKSLGKELAAHDILVNAVTPAAAKTAIFDQMTQQHIDFMLSKIPKARFVLVEELAAMVAWLASEDCAFSTGAVFDISGGRATY; encoded by the coding sequence ATGAACAAGATCGATCTCAACGGCCGCATCGCCATCGTCACCGGCGGTGCGCAGGGCTTTGGCCGCGCCATTGCCGAGCGCTTCGTCGCCTCCGGCGCCAAAGTCGCGATCTGGGACTTCGACGCCGCGCTGGCGGAGAAGACCGCAAAGGAGATCGGCGGCGAGACAAAAGTCTTCAAGGTCGACGTCACCGACACGGCCGCCGTCGAGCAGGCACGCGATGCGACGCTCAAGGCCTTCGGCAAGATCGACATCCTCGTCAACAATGCCGGCATCGCCGGGGTCAATAAGCCGGTCTGGGAGACCGACCTCGATGAATGGCGCAAGGTGCTGCGCATCAATCTCGACGGCCCCTTCATCGTCAGTAAGGCGATCGTGCCCGAAATGCTCAAGCAGAAATACGGGCGGATCGTGAACATCGCCTCGATCGCCGGCAAGGAAGGCAATCCGAACGCCGCGCATTATTCGGCCTCCAAGGCCGGCCTGATCGCGCTGACGAAGTCGCTCGGCAAGGAGCTCGCCGCCCACGACATCCTCGTCAACGCGGTGACACCGGCCGCGGCGAAGACCGCGATCTTCGACCAGATGACGCAGCAGCATATCGACTTCATGCTGTCGAAGATCCCGAAGGCACGCTTCGTCCTCGTGGAAGAACTCGCCGCGATGGTGGCCTGGCTCGCATCCGAGGATTGCGCCTTCTCGACCGGCGCTGTGTTCGACATCTCGGGCGGGCGCGCAACCTATTGA
- a CDS encoding SDR family oxidoreductase, which produces MADRLKGKRAVVTAAAAGIGRACAIAFAREGATVIATDINEAGIASLTKEGIAEVAKLDVRNTADVNAFAKRIGKIDILLNAAGFVHHGTILDCSEEDFDFSFDLNVKSMHRTIKAFLPDMIAGGGGSIVNISSCAALRPPANRYVYSSSKAAVSLLSRAVALDFITKGIRCNSICPGTVETPSMLDRAAAQGPQGKEMFISRQKMGRLGTAEEIAAMAVYLGSDESAFTTGVDLVVDGGYML; this is translated from the coding sequence ATGGCAGACCGCCTCAAAGGAAAGCGCGCCGTCGTCACGGCTGCAGCCGCTGGCATCGGGCGCGCCTGCGCCATCGCATTCGCGCGTGAAGGCGCAACCGTCATCGCCACCGACATCAACGAGGCCGGCATCGCTAGCCTAACCAAGGAAGGCATCGCCGAGGTCGCCAAGCTCGACGTCCGCAACACCGCCGACGTCAACGCCTTTGCCAAGCGCATCGGCAAGATCGACATCCTGCTCAACGCCGCCGGCTTCGTGCATCACGGCACCATCCTGGACTGCTCGGAGGAGGATTTCGATTTCTCGTTCGACCTGAACGTCAAGTCGATGCACCGGACCATCAAGGCCTTCCTGCCCGACATGATCGCGGGGGGCGGCGGCAGCATCGTCAACATCTCGTCCTGCGCGGCCTTGCGGCCGCCGGCGAACCGCTACGTCTACAGCTCGTCGAAGGCGGCAGTGTCGCTGCTGTCCCGCGCGGTCGCGCTCGACTTCATCACCAAGGGCATCCGTTGCAACTCGATCTGCCCCGGCACCGTCGAGACGCCCTCGATGCTCGACCGCGCCGCCGCGCAAGGACCGCAGGGCAAGGAGATGTTCATCTCCCGCCAGAAGATGGGCCGGCTCGGCACCGCCGAGGAGATCGCGGCGATGGCGGTCTATCTCGGCAGCGACGAGAGCGCCTTCACCACCGGCGTCGACCTCGTCGTCGACGGCGGCTACATGCTCTGA
- a CDS encoding IlvD/Edd family dehydratase: MTKKPTNGHAAGSNGTRRHLRSQEWFNNPHNPGMTALYMERYLNFGLTRAELQSGKPIIGIAQTGNDLSPCNRHHLELAHRVREGIREAGGIAMEFPTHPIQETGKRPTAALDRNLAYLGLVEILYGYPLDGVVLTTGCDKTTPACMMAAATVNLPAIVLSGGPMLNGWHNGERTGSGTIVWKSRERLAAGEIDYEEFMEIVASSAPSVGHCNTMGTASTMNGLAEALGFSLPGCAAIPAPYRERGQIAYETGKRIVEMVWEDLKPSDILTRKAFENCIVINSAIGGSTNAPIHINALARHIGVELSIDDWQKFGHDVPLLVNMQPAGFYLGEEFHRAGGVPAVVRELMKHKRIHEDAITVNGRGIGENCKNAPAPDNDVIWAYDKPLVKDAGFLVLKGNLFDSAIMKTSVISKEFRDRYLSNPKDLNAFEGRAIVFEGPEDYHERIDDPSLDIDERCVLFIRGTGPIGYPGGAEVVNMQPPAALIKRGILSLPCIGDGRQSGTSGSPSILNASPEAAANGGLAVLKTGDKVRIDLNKGSANILISDEELKKRHAELKASGGFKHPPNQTPWQEIYRNTVGQQSTGACMELATRYQNVAGTFGVARDNH, encoded by the coding sequence ATGACAAAGAAACCAACCAACGGGCACGCCGCCGGCAGTAACGGTACCCGCCGCCATCTTCGCTCGCAGGAATGGTTCAACAACCCGCACAATCCGGGCATGACCGCGCTCTATATGGAGCGCTATTTGAACTTCGGCCTCACCCGCGCCGAGCTGCAATCCGGCAAGCCGATCATCGGCATCGCCCAGACCGGCAACGACCTGTCTCCCTGCAACCGCCATCATCTCGAGCTCGCGCACCGCGTTCGCGAAGGCATCCGCGAGGCCGGCGGCATTGCGATGGAATTCCCCACCCATCCGATCCAGGAGACTGGCAAGCGCCCGACTGCGGCGCTCGACCGCAACCTCGCTTATCTCGGCCTGGTCGAGATCCTCTACGGCTATCCACTCGACGGCGTGGTGCTGACCACCGGCTGCGACAAGACCACGCCGGCCTGCATGATGGCGGCGGCGACGGTCAACCTGCCCGCGATCGTGCTGTCGGGCGGCCCGATGCTGAACGGCTGGCACAATGGCGAGCGCACCGGCTCCGGCACCATCGTCTGGAAATCGCGCGAGCGGCTCGCCGCCGGCGAGATCGACTATGAAGAATTCATGGAGATCGTGGCCTCCTCGGCGCCCTCGGTCGGCCATTGCAACACCATGGGCACGGCCTCGACCATGAATGGGCTTGCCGAAGCGCTCGGCTTCTCGCTGCCGGGCTGCGCGGCGATCCCGGCCCCCTATCGCGAGCGCGGCCAGATCGCCTACGAGACCGGAAAACGCATCGTCGAGATGGTCTGGGAGGACCTGAAGCCCTCGGACATCCTGACCCGCAAGGCGTTCGAGAATTGCATCGTGATCAATTCGGCGATCGGCGGCTCGACCAATGCGCCGATCCACATCAACGCCCTCGCCCGCCATATCGGCGTCGAGCTGTCGATCGACGACTGGCAGAAGTTCGGCCACGACGTGCCGCTCCTGGTCAACATGCAGCCGGCCGGCTTCTATCTCGGCGAGGAATTCCACCGCGCCGGCGGCGTGCCTGCCGTGGTGCGCGAACTGATGAAGCACAAGCGCATCCATGAGGACGCGATCACTGTCAACGGCCGCGGCATCGGCGAGAACTGCAAGAACGCGCCCGCACCCGACAACGACGTGATCTGGGCTTACGACAAGCCGCTGGTGAAGGACGCCGGCTTCCTGGTGCTGAAGGGCAATCTGTTCGACTCCGCGATCATGAAGACCAGCGTGATCTCCAAGGAATTCCGCGACCGCTACCTCAGCAATCCGAAGGACCTCAATGCTTTCGAGGGCCGCGCCATCGTGTTCGAGGGCCCGGAAGATTACCACGAGCGGATCGACGATCCCTCGCTCGACATCGACGAGCGCTGCGTGCTGTTCATCCGCGGCACCGGCCCGATCGGCTACCCCGGTGGCGCCGAGGTCGTGAACATGCAGCCGCCGGCGGCGCTGATCAAACGCGGCATCCTGTCCCTGCCCTGCATCGGCGATGGCCGCCAGTCCGGCACCTCGGGCTCGCCCTCGATCCTCAACGCCTCGCCGGAAGCCGCCGCCAATGGCGGGCTTGCCGTCCTCAAGACCGGCGACAAGGTGCGCATCGACCTCAACAAGGGCAGCGCCAACATCCTGATCTCGGATGAGGAGCTGAAGAAGCGCCACGCCGAGCTCAAGGCCAGCGGCGGCTTCAAGCATCCGCCGAACCAGACGCCGTGGCAGGAGATCTACCGCAACACCGTCGGCCAGCAATCGACCGGCGCCTGCATGGAGCTCGCGACGCGTTATCAGAACGTCGCCGGCACGTTCGGTGTGGCGCGGGACAATCACTGA
- a CDS encoding LacI family DNA-binding transcriptional regulator: MGRKRTKSGKIRLAEVAELAGVSPITASRFFRNPEALSVAKRTRVESAAKELGYVPNLAARALASQRTEVIGVLIPSLTNNVFSDVLRGIYDSSEGSRYSIQLSNTRYSILQEEKLLRLFLAQKPAGLIVTGIDQTTESRAMLRAADCPIVQIMEIGPDPVDMMIGFSHYDAARAAIAHLFEQGHRKVGFVGARMDPRVQRRLDGYVSAMKDAGLFDQRLVVTTATPTSVTLGGALFTDLLAREPDIDAVFCANDDLALGVLFECRRREIAVPGQIAIVGFNDLEFMASAVPTLTSVRTNRYEMGKTAATMLINAIEGRRPEQPVLDLGFKVIERQSSSARRSESRPPVPGGAAANIMVALPSSHD; this comes from the coding sequence ATGGGTCGAAAACGCACCAAGTCAGGCAAAATCCGGCTGGCCGAAGTGGCCGAGCTCGCCGGCGTCAGCCCGATTACCGCGTCGCGCTTTTTCCGCAATCCGGAGGCCCTGTCGGTCGCCAAGCGGACACGGGTCGAGAGCGCCGCCAAGGAGCTCGGCTATGTGCCCAATCTTGCCGCACGCGCCCTCGCCTCGCAACGCACCGAGGTCATCGGTGTCTTGATCCCATCGCTCACCAATAACGTGTTCTCGGACGTGCTGCGCGGCATCTACGACTCGTCCGAAGGCAGCCGCTACTCGATCCAATTGTCCAACACGCGCTACAGCATTCTCCAGGAAGAGAAGTTGCTGCGTCTGTTCCTGGCGCAGAAGCCGGCCGGGCTGATCGTCACCGGCATCGATCAGACGACGGAGTCCCGCGCGATGCTTCGAGCCGCGGACTGCCCGATCGTGCAGATCATGGAGATCGGCCCGGACCCCGTCGACATGATGATCGGCTTTTCACACTATGATGCGGCCCGCGCGGCGATCGCGCACCTGTTCGAGCAAGGTCACCGCAAGGTCGGCTTCGTTGGCGCGCGGATGGATCCCAGGGTGCAGCGGCGGCTGGACGGATATGTCTCGGCCATGAAGGACGCCGGATTGTTCGACCAGCGCCTGGTGGTCACGACGGCGACACCGACCTCGGTGACGCTTGGCGGCGCCCTGTTCACCGATCTGCTGGCGCGCGAGCCCGACATCGACGCGGTGTTCTGCGCCAATGACGACCTCGCGCTCGGCGTGCTGTTCGAATGCCGGCGCCGGGAGATCGCAGTGCCCGGGCAGATCGCCATCGTCGGCTTCAACGACCTCGAGTTCATGGCCTCCGCCGTCCCCACCCTCACCAGCGTCCGCACCAATCGCTACGAGATGGGGAAGACGGCCGCCACCATGCTGATCAACGCGATCGAGGGCCGGCGCCCGGAGCAGCCGGTGCTCGATCTCGGCTTCAAGGTGATCGAGCGGCAAAGCTCGTCGGCCCGGCGTTCGGAGAGCAGGCCACCCGTACCAGGCGGGGCTGCGGCGAACATAATGGTAGCGTTACCAAGCAGCCACGACTAG
- a CDS encoding ABC transporter ATP-binding protein, which yields MSSVQIRDVRKSFGNFEVLHGVTIPIEDGQFVVLVGPSGCGKSTLLRMLAGLENITSGTISIGDRVVNNVQPKERDIAMVFQNYALYPHMTVADNMGFSLKLRNAGSDEINKRVKRAAEILALSPLLDRYPRQLSGGQRQRVAMGRAIVRDPQVFLFDEPLSNLDAKLRVAMRTEIKELHQRLKTTTVYVTHDQIEAMTMADKIVVMHDGIVEQMGTPLELYDKPDNQFVAGFIGSPAMNFLKGHVRVNGVATFEGPNGVKLPLKSAPAGSDGRPAVYGVRPEHFTIADDGAEAEIIVVEPTGSETQVFAKVGGEQVVAVFRERHQFNPGDKVRLKPDPSLVHLFDDATGKRMNA from the coding sequence ATGTCGTCTGTGCAAATCCGCGACGTGCGGAAATCGTTCGGCAATTTTGAAGTCCTGCACGGCGTCACGATCCCGATCGAGGACGGTCAGTTCGTCGTCCTGGTCGGCCCCTCCGGCTGCGGCAAGTCGACGCTTCTGCGCATGCTCGCAGGCCTCGAGAACATCACCTCCGGCACGATCTCGATCGGCGACCGCGTCGTCAACAATGTCCAGCCCAAGGAGCGGGACATTGCGATGGTCTTCCAGAACTACGCGCTCTATCCGCACATGACGGTCGCCGACAACATGGGCTTCTCGCTCAAGCTGCGGAATGCCGGCTCGGACGAGATCAACAAGCGCGTCAAGCGCGCCGCTGAGATCCTCGCACTGTCGCCGCTGCTCGACCGCTACCCGCGCCAGCTCTCCGGCGGCCAGCGCCAGCGCGTCGCCATGGGCCGCGCCATCGTGCGCGATCCGCAGGTCTTCCTGTTCGACGAGCCGTTGTCGAACCTGGACGCCAAGCTGCGCGTCGCCATGCGCACCGAAATCAAGGAGCTGCATCAGCGCCTGAAGACGACGACCGTCTATGTCACCCACGACCAGATCGAGGCCATGACCATGGCCGACAAGATCGTCGTCATGCATGACGGCATCGTCGAGCAGATGGGCACGCCGCTCGAGCTCTACGACAAGCCCGACAACCAGTTCGTCGCCGGCTTCATCGGCTCGCCCGCGATGAACTTCCTGAAAGGCCATGTGCGCGTCAACGGTGTTGCGACCTTCGAAGGGCCGAACGGCGTCAAGCTCCCGCTCAAGAGCGCGCCGGCCGGCTCCGACGGCCGTCCTGCGGTCTACGGCGTGCGGCCGGAGCACTTCACCATCGCCGATGATGGTGCCGAGGCCGAGATCATCGTCGTCGAGCCGACCGGCTCGGAAACGCAAGTGTTCGCCAAGGTCGGCGGCGAGCAGGTCGTCGCGGTCTTCCGCGAGCGTCACCAGTTCAATCCGGGCGACAAGGTGCGGCTGAAGCCCGATCCGTCGCTGGTCCATCTGTTCGACGATGCGACGGGCAAGCGCATGAACGCCTAG
- a CDS encoding ABC transporter substrate-binding protein, translating into MQDFTRRSLLQGGTALAATGMLTGPALFDFARAWAQSAPWKAEPGAKLTVMRWKRFVPAEDDAFNAMVAAFKAATGTEMNVFSESFEDVQPKASVAANTGSGLDVAWGLHTLPQLFPTKVLKMNDVADYLGKKYGGWTDAAAKTCKLGEDWLGIPVATNGGYMTYRKSATDKAGFKEFPKDFPSFLEMCKALKANNTPAGFALGHASGDANGWLHWILWGHNAWTVNEKDQVSINSPETAKALEYCKALYETFIPGTPSWNDSSNNKAYLAGELYCTLNGISIYVAAKTDPTKKELAEDTYHALHPVGPIGKPTELQLTLPILAFNFTKYPNAAKAFVAFMLEKENYEKWLDGAQGYLQQTLNAYESASVWTADPKNAVYSQASKRTLPASGIGTVGEKAATAIADFIVVDMFANYCTGAKDAKGAMAEAERQLKRIYR; encoded by the coding sequence ATGCAAGACTTTACCCGCCGGTCTCTGCTCCAAGGCGGCACCGCTCTGGCCGCAACCGGCATGCTGACGGGGCCGGCACTGTTCGACTTCGCCAGGGCCTGGGCGCAGAGCGCGCCCTGGAAGGCCGAGCCCGGCGCCAAGCTGACCGTGATGCGCTGGAAGCGCTTCGTGCCGGCGGAGGACGACGCGTTCAACGCGATGGTGGCGGCATTCAAGGCCGCGACCGGCACCGAGATGAACGTATTCAGCGAGTCCTTCGAGGACGTGCAGCCGAAGGCATCCGTTGCAGCCAACACGGGCTCCGGCCTCGACGTCGCCTGGGGCCTGCACACATTGCCGCAGCTGTTCCCGACCAAAGTCCTGAAAATGAACGATGTCGCCGACTATCTCGGCAAGAAATATGGCGGCTGGACGGACGCTGCAGCAAAGACCTGCAAGCTTGGCGAAGACTGGCTGGGCATCCCTGTCGCGACCAACGGCGGCTATATGACCTACCGGAAGTCGGCGACGGACAAAGCGGGCTTCAAGGAATTCCCGAAAGATTTCCCAAGCTTCCTGGAGATGTGCAAAGCGCTCAAGGCGAACAACACGCCGGCCGGCTTTGCCCTCGGACATGCGAGCGGCGATGCCAACGGCTGGCTGCACTGGATCCTCTGGGGCCACAATGCGTGGACTGTCAATGAGAAGGATCAGGTCAGCATCAATTCGCCCGAGACCGCAAAGGCGCTAGAGTATTGCAAAGCGCTTTACGAGACTTTCATCCCAGGCACGCCTTCCTGGAACGACTCATCCAATAATAAGGCGTACCTGGCCGGTGAACTCTATTGCACCCTCAACGGCATTTCGATCTATGTTGCCGCCAAGACCGATCCTACCAAGAAGGAACTGGCGGAAGATACCTATCACGCGCTGCACCCGGTCGGACCGATCGGCAAGCCGACCGAGCTGCAGCTTACGCTGCCGATCCTCGCCTTCAACTTCACCAAATATCCGAACGCGGCGAAGGCCTTCGTCGCCTTCATGCTGGAGAAGGAGAACTACGAGAAGTGGCTGGACGGCGCGCAAGGCTATCTGCAGCAGACCTTGAACGCCTATGAATCGGCGTCGGTCTGGACGGCCGATCCCAAGAACGCCGTGTACTCGCAGGCCTCCAAGCGCACGCTGCCGGCGTCCGGCATCGGCACCGTCGGCGAGAAGGCGGCGACCGCGATCGCCGATTTCATCGTCGTCGACATGTTCGCCAATTACTGCACCGGCGCCAAGGATGCGAAGGGCGCGATGGCCGAAGCCGAGCGCCAGCTGAAGCGCATCTATCGCTGA
- a CDS encoding carbohydrate ABC transporter permease — protein MADVAIPRAKPQLSEDSVWTQLKHNRNWLGFWFMVPAMAFLIFFLAYPLGLGIWLSFTDTRIGRVGHFVATENYEWLWDDSIFWLSVFNTLLYTFVASALKFAIGLYLALLLNENMPFKAMLRAMVLIPFIVPTVLSALAFWWIFDSQFSIISWSLKHLGLINQNINFLGDTTWARICVIFANIWRGVPFVAITLLAGLQTVSPSLYEAATLDGATRWQNFRYITYPLLTPIIAVVMTFSVLFTFTDFQLIWAMTRGGPVNATHLMATLSYQRAIIAGQLGEGAAISSAMIPFLLAAIMVSWFGLQRRKWQQGESND, from the coding sequence ATGGCTGATGTCGCAATTCCCCGGGCCAAGCCTCAGTTGAGCGAGGACAGCGTCTGGACCCAGCTCAAACACAATCGCAACTGGCTGGGCTTCTGGTTCATGGTGCCGGCCATGGCCTTCCTGATCTTCTTCCTGGCCTATCCGCTCGGGCTCGGCATCTGGCTGTCCTTCACGGACACGCGTATCGGCAGGGTCGGGCACTTCGTCGCCACCGAGAACTATGAGTGGTTGTGGGACGATTCCATCTTCTGGCTGTCGGTGTTCAACACGCTGCTCTACACCTTCGTCGCCAGCGCCCTCAAATTCGCGATCGGCCTCTACCTCGCGCTGCTGCTGAACGAGAACATGCCGTTCAAGGCGATGCTGCGCGCGATGGTCCTGATTCCCTTCATCGTGCCGACGGTGCTCTCGGCGCTGGCGTTCTGGTGGATCTTCGACTCGCAATTCTCCATCATCTCCTGGTCGCTGAAGCATCTCGGCCTGATCAACCAGAACATCAACTTCCTCGGCGACACGACCTGGGCACGCATTTGCGTGATCTTCGCCAATATCTGGCGCGGCGTGCCCTTCGTGGCGATCACGCTGCTCGCAGGGCTGCAGACCGTCTCGCCCTCGCTCTATGAAGCGGCGACGCTCGACGGCGCCACGCGCTGGCAGAATTTCCGCTACATCACCTATCCGCTGCTGACGCCGATCATCGCCGTGGTGATGACCTTCTCCGTGCTCTTCACCTTCACCGATTTCCAGCTGATCTGGGCGATGACGCGTGGCGGCCCGGTCAACGCCACTCACCTGATGGCGACCCTGTCCTATCAGCGCGCGATCATCGCCGGGCAGCTCGGCGAGGGCGCCGCGATCTCCAGCGCGATGATTCCGTTCCTGCTCGCCGCCATCATGGTCTCGTGGTTCGGATTGCAGCGCCGGAAGTGGCAGCAGGGAGAGAGCAATGACTGA